Within Solea solea chromosome 1, fSolSol10.1, whole genome shotgun sequence, the genomic segment GTCTCGTTTGTTCATAAGTATCCAGCTCGTTGTCCAAGTCAGTgactttatactatactatgaaatatCCTCACCCTTTGTGTAGAAGGCCAAATCAAGCCATTTATAGTGATATTTGTAAGTTATACTGTTAGTTTTTATGCAACGTTGGCaaacgtttatttttttaaatgctacaCAAAAAAGCTCGATTAGttaattacaaataaatacTGGGTCGTGCAACAACATAATTCAGATGCATGAATTTGGCTTTGTACATGAATGCGGTGGACGAAAAGTGAGCATGTAACCATGCCGACGCGGCGACCAATGACATCGAATGTCGTCACGGAGAACCCGGAAGTTATTTGCATTCATTCTACCGGTTTCTTAGCATCTAATGTTATCGCTTTGTCCCGGGCGCACGGTGAGTTTAAAGTTACAAATGTACACCTCTGTCGAATTTACGGCCAGTGCTGCTTGGATTCCGGGTATGTGAACAAGTAGGGGTGGCGGTTTTATTCGTACAAGTGTAGTTTATATTCGGCCCCGGCCGCCGTGTATCCGCAGCTACAGTAGCTAAACTAAGCTAGCAGATTTGGCTGTGACAGCAGGTTGAGCAGGTGGAGCAGCGTTAGCTCTGCAGCTGTAGCTCTGTCAAGGTTGAGGCGATGACAGGACTTTGCTGCTCCGTGCTTTTGCTTCCACGGAGTGCAAACGCATTGacatctttgttttctctctgtatcTTCATTGTCACTCATGAACATAAACTGACTTTACTTTATGTCAAAGTAAGACAGAGGTTAGTGCTTATCCTATTAAGTATAAATACTTTAAGGGCGAAAAAAACCAATCTAAATATTTAACTTGCGACGTCAGTCGTGTGAGTGCTTGTAGAGGTAAACAAACGTCCGTCCAGTTATTACTTAAATGATGTTTACagtaaaactttattttgtatCCAAAAGTTAGTTTGAAGTTATGTTGCATTTCCGCACTCTGATTGTGAATCGTTCTCTATTTCTCCTTCATTCTTAAACAAGTTAATttgacagtttgtttgtttttattgcatttattatgTTGGTTGTATTCAAAATATACTGATTGTAGAGAGCGAGAGACCATAAGTGATGTTTAATGAATAGTTTGTGTATCATTGTAATTTTTGATCGGTCAGCTTTTATCAACCAGCTAAACGTGTTGGTTGAAGGGCAATATATCGATATTATGACATGAGACAACTCTAAGACCATATGTCTTAGAGTTTGGATGTTGTGATGCAGTATCTGTGATGATTTTTCCTGGTtgtaaaggctgttgcattgataatcttCATATTTGTTATCTTTAATATATTTGTGAAATGTATAAGTATTGCACATTAAATATTATctatatattaattaaaaaaatacatgtaatcaacagaatgatatatatatatatatgtgtattaaaGTCACTTAATAACCTAATATTTGTGATATAGCAAAATTTGATAGCAATCGAATTGTTTCTAACTCATGTAAATATCTTGTTCCAGCGAGATGTTGCTGTTGGTGTTGGGagccctcctcctgctcttctgCACTCTGGATGTATGGTACTTCCTGCGTGGGGCCCAGGTGTTTTTCGAGGCATGGTTCCAACCCAGAATATGGGACATTCTAGCCGAGCAAAGCATTGATGGCATGGTCCTTCCTCACGATTTGGACTACATGGGCCACATGAACAACTCCCGATACCTGAGGGAGTGTGACTTTGCCCGCTTTCACCATTATATGCGAAACGGGCTGTTCATGGCCTCGCACAAATTGGGAGCCAAAATGGTGGTCGGGGCTTCCACCATCAGGTATCGCCGCTCCTTGGCCTTCCGTGAGGCTTTTGAAATTCGGACCAAAGTAGTGGGTTGGGATGAGAAGGCCTTTTACTTGGAGCAGCGCTTTGTGTCCAAGAAAGACGGCTTCGTATCAGCGATTATGCTCTGCAGGCAGAATGTGGTGCGCTGCAGCCCAGAGAAGATTATTGAATTTGTATGCAAAAGAAAGGTGAGTTCAAGCAGAACATGGAGAGAAATGTGGAAGGCTTGctattgaatttgaatttatCAAAAGGACATAACCTACATTTAAATAGGCTCTTTGTGTCTGGCTTAGTTAAGGAGAGTTcagcaatacaatacatttcatttaaaaattttTTACcattatttcaaagacatcagaAACTAAAAAAAGGCTGTGTTGAACATCAGTATGTCTTATTTCTGTTCAGTTTTTGAATGCAACTgaataaaataatcataatgatGTGGGGGAGGGTGACatctaaaatgaacaaaattaaCAATTCTGATAATGGACATTGGTTtggttttgagtgtttttttgatgATGAAATCAAGCTCTGATTTTTCAGAATGTGAAAATCattaaacaagacatttgagaacatcagtaggaaacactgatcgacattttccgtcattttatggaacaaacaactaatcaatcaacaaaataatggactgattaatcgatgatgaaaataaaaatgttattagttgcagccctacactcCACCACAATTTATGGGGGCGACAAGTAATATTATTAGgagtctttcaactggaagattGTGGGTTTGATTGcaggctccactagtctacatgccgatgtgtacTTGGACAAGACTGTTAACTTTACGTTGtccctgacagctgtgccggcagcgtgtgaatgggtatgaaaggtgtgtgatagacaatgtgctgcacatagatacACTGAAGCtgtgagtgaaaaacaaaactagtctaaagcagctttgagtgttcatcgagactagaaaagtgctacaGACTATTTACCATACCATGGTCTCCACTtaaatcattacatttaatgACCCTCAATTGTTCTGTATCTTCAAAGTCAGATTATTGCCAATTTACAAGAAGACTCTCAACTAGTTATTTGTGAGCTTGACCACTGACTTTATTCTACCTCATCATTCAGCTAATTGTTCTGTTTGCTTGTGTAGATCGAGTGCCCCGAGTTTCCAGAAGACGTCAAACACTGGATCAGCTACATTTCAGCCAGCAGCTTGGCTCTGAGAGCAGAGAGTGGACTGGAAGAGAAGAACAAGTGAAGCCACACCATGACACTGTGTATCATGAGTGTAGATACATCATTTGCATTGCATGCACATGTACAATATTCGCAcatccacatacagtacatgcaaacATTTGCAAACATTCAGTTTTACTTGACTTAGAAGAGTCCATCTGATAGGGGTCATGCCTACctgctgtatatttttttatcaagtgAATGGAAGTAATGGACTTACATCAGCTAAATCTGACAACTTGAATTATGGGGtattatatgttttaaattgCACTCATTCACCGGGTTCAAAGGAAACAATGACATAGCTTTACAGTTGCAGTGTATGAAGTAGTGGACTGTGAATAGACTGGCTTTCAAAATTCCTCTCATTTCAAATAAGCATGTAGAGCAAGAGTTAATCTTCCACTCATATTAATGCATGATTTCAAACAGACCGAGTAATTTTTTGTGCCTGGTTCTCTTGATTAGTCATAGTTTACAGTTataatttttaataatttataaatAGGAATAttcattttatgaaaataacaaacagtAGGTGTCAAGAAATGTGCTTGGACATACATTAACATGTAATAACAGTTAAGTTTTTGTCTTCACAATATTATTTTGCACAAGGTAACCCAAGTGAGTATGCAAACTGACCTTCtgagaatgtttgtttttcctttggtGAATAAAGTTTTTGACCAAATTCATTATACATCCATTTAAAGGGTGGGCATTGTCATTGGATTTGTGTGTGATTATAGGTGAAAGTGCTAAAAATTGGACTGGCAGGTGTGACAAACAATTTTATTAAGAAACTTATTTTATGAAGCTGCTGGCAACGCACACTGAAGGTTTGGATGACGCTCTGTTTTTAGGTGAGACACTGTAGAAATGTCGACCCCTTTCCTTTATTGCATCAAAGCTTTACTTTGTGACCAATGTAATGTGTTTGTTCTGTATGAAAGGGAAACtaacaaaaatgcacaaaagtcatatttaatTCTTAAGATATATGTtgtcatttattcatgtatttattattattccttatTCATGAAGTGTTAAAATTGATTGCTGTATCAGACTTCAttcattgtgtttgttatttatcagcatttttaattaaaaatgcttcggaacaggtgtgtgtttgggttttttcttgccttgtactgtacatatttattCAGTAATGCTTCATCTTCTGATGTATTGTGACTTTGTGGGTTCCCCTGAGCATCGACCTACAACAAAATATCGATTGTCATCATGGCTCTGTAACAAAGCTTTGTTTGGTCGGTCGggataaatgtttgtttggatAAAAGGTAAACATAACACTTAAGCATCAAGGAACCcaccattcatttatttatttataaaaatgtggttctaatttctgaagaactgtttaaatgtgtatcGCTAAGttctgaattgtggttatggttaaagttatgGATGGAAGTCAGTACAGTGTTCTAAAAATAGTttagtcaatgtgtgtgtgagagaaaatagGTACGGTACATTATTTTGACAATCCTGTCCTTTAAATATTAAAGCCCCTTGCTTCCGGTGACTCCCCCTCCCACTTCCTGTAAACAAAGCAAACGTCAGTGCTGTTTTCGCTCGccctgtgtttgtgctgtgttcAGAGAAGGAACTTCGGTTCTGGACGATGGCTCAATCCGGTTTGGTTCTGGACAAGGACCAGTTCAACTGCTCGATATGTCTGGACGTGCTGAAGGAGCCTGTGACCATTCCCTGCGGACACAGCTACTGCTTGGTCTGCATCCAAAACTACTGGGACCAGGACGACTATCTGGGGAGCTATGTCTGCCCGCAGTGCCGTCACACCTCCAGCCCGCGGCCGGTGCTGGCCAGGAACACCATGCTGGCCGACGTGGTGGAGAAATTCAAGAAGAACGGTCTCCAAGAGGCCACGACGGACTCGAACCAAAGTTTCGCCGAGGCAGGCGACGTGCAGTGCGACGTGTGCACcgggaggaaaaacaaggctgtCAAGTCGTGTCTGGTGTGTTTGGCCTCGTACTGTGACGTTCACGTCCAGCCCCACTACGAGTCTGTCGCCTTCAAGAAACACAGGCTGGTGTCTGCGTCCAAGAAGCTGCAGGAGACGATCTGTCCGCGACACGACAAGCTGCTGGAGGTTTTCTGCCGCACTGACGGTCAGTGCATCTGTTACCTGTGTCTGACAGACGAACATAAAGGACACGACACGGTGCTGGCTGAGCAGGAGATACAGTACAAGCAGGTAAATGATTGATTAATCGACCTATTCAGTGTGTGTAGcgtcaaatcacaacatacattatattgCAAGACCAACATCTTATAGTAttatagagagaaagagaaaccaAACAATTCGTCCAAGGAGCAGACATTTAAGTCTGCGGTGATGAAATAACtttaaagtatgtatgtatgtatgtacgatatttctgccactagggggtCTCCCagtttaaacaataacaaaagaccttgTTTGATGGGCTCAGGAAGTAGCGTGGGATCATGGTAATTGATGTCTTGTTTGTTCAGAAGTATCCATCTCGTTGTCCAAGTCACACTGGAACCACAGAGAAAgtcagcaaaaataaaataacagtgaAAACAGATTGGAATCATATGACTGATGTCACCTCCGAGTTGATCACATTCTAGTTGAGAAGTTGGGAAAATAATGGATGCAAATATATCTCAGGCTAGTCACTGTTGGCAACAATGCTCTACACAGGAGATTACATTTCCATGGATACAAATTGAATATGTGTACAGTTAAATTAATGTCGATCAAATTGAACAAAgtgcaacatgtttttttcccagtggAAAATCACCCTTTTTGCGTTGGAAATCTGAGTTGAGCTCAAAGTTCTCTTTATAATCCCAGAGGGGCACAGCCAGCAGTAaccaagaataaataaaaaatagacgTAAACGACGATGGTGACAAGAAGTTTGACCTTCCTTAAAGACAGGAAGGTCATTTAAAAGTCAGGGTGCTGATTGATCAGTCTAAAGGCAAGGAATCATGTGATTGATTCACTGTGAGGTGATCAGCTGCTAACATGTCAAAGCAGGAATGTGCTCTCATGTTGCTGTCGGGCCATGTTCATTAAACTGCTAAAAATCTTTCATGGgtttataaaacataaacaaaattaCATAATCTCATACACTTAAAAGATTCTGATCATTTTCgacttgattttaaaagatATATCCTGCCTTCTCTAATTGCTACAGCGAATTCCTGAAGCACAATTCCCTTGAAGGTGAAGCAACGTAAGATTCatgttttcttcatattttgCTCCAGACGCAGCTCAGTGACATGAAGAAAAACTCCCTGCTGCAGATTCAGCTCAGAGAAAAGGATGCTCAGGAGCTGAGACATgccattttctctctcactgtaaGTGGTAACACTCTTTCTGTTTTAGACACAGCAGCAACCTTCCCTCTTCTTCTATATTATCTTCTATATTTTCTTGGAGCATGTCTTTTGTGACTGTAAAAACATCCGCCCACTAGCGCTACGCTCGGACGGTAGCCGATGAAAGCGACGCCGTCTTCACGGAACAGATTCGGTCAATGGAGCTGAAGCGCTTTGAAGTGAGAGAGCTGATCAAAGCCCAGGAGAAGATGGCCGTCAGCCAGGCTGAGCAGCTGCTGGGCAAGATCCAGAGGGAGATAGCGGAGCTGAAGAAGAGCGAGGCTGAACTGGACAAATTGTCCCAGGCTGAGGACCACATCCATTTCCTTCAGGTAACACACAACTCTTATTTGGGATTTCTGTAATTGGCGACTATTGGCGCATTTACACCGGCTCTCGCTTCACTATAGACTCAAACTTCcctccttctctgtgtgtgtgtgcgtgcttgtgatTGCAGGGCTGTCAGTCTCTCCATGCTCCACCTGTGCTGTCAGCTTTGCCTCCAGTCACCGTTGACCCCAACCTG encodes:
- the si:ch73-52e5.2 gene encoding protein THEM6; this translates as MLLLVLGALLLLFCTLDVWYFLRGAQVFFEAWFQPRIWDILAEQSIDGMVLPHDLDYMGHMNNSRYLRECDFARFHHYMRNGLFMASHKLGAKMVVGASTIRYRRSLAFREAFEIRTKVVGWDEKAFYLEQRFVSKKDGFVSAIMLCRQNVVRCSPEKIIEFVCKRKIECPEFPEDVKHWISYISASSLALRAESGLEEKNK